Genomic segment of Deltaproteobacteria bacterium:
CTGCGCCACGAGGAGGTCGCGGATGCGGGCGGCATCGGCGTTGAGCGCCGCCTCGACGTTGCTCACGACCGGCACGCTCGGCATCCGGACGTCGACCGCGGCGAGCGCGCGCGCGAGCTCGGCGGCGACGGGGGTCATCAGCGCGCAGTGGAACGGAGCGCTCACCGCGAGCGCGACGACACGCGCACCGGCCGCCTTGGCGGCTTCCGTCGCGCGCGCGACCGCGGCGCGATGCCCGGCGATCACGACCTGCCCCGCCCCGTTGAAGTTCGCGGGGCTCACGACATCGCCCTCGGCCGCCGCGGCGCAGAGCTCCGCCACCCGCGCGTCCTCGAGACCGACGATCGCGGCCATCGTGCCGGCGCCGGCGGGCACCGCGGACTGCATGAGCCGGCCCCGCAGGCGCACGAGCCGGACGGCGTCGCGAAAGGCGAGCGCACCGGCGACCACGAGCGCCGTGTACTCACCGAGGCTGTGCCCCGCGACCCACCGCGGCGCGATCCCGCTCGCCGGACCGAGCGCGCGCCAGGTCGCCACGCTCACCGCCAGGATCGCCGGCTGACAGAACTCGGTCCGGGTGAGCTCCGCCTCCGGACCCTCGAAGCAGAGCCGGGTCAACGGGTACTCGAGGGCCTCGTCCGCCTCGACCATGGTCGCGCGCGCAACCGCGTGCTCCGCGACCAGGCGCGCGCCCATCCCGACGCGCTGCGATCCCTGTCCGGGAAACAACAGCGCCGTCGGGTCGACCGACGGCGCCTCGGACGCCGATGACATTGCCACCAACGGTGGCGTCACGCCTCCGTGGTGTCGAGCACCTTGCGCCCGCGGTATTCCCCGCAATGCGCGCAGGCGCGATGCCGCAGCATGGGCTCGCTGCAGCTCGGGCAGGTGATGAAGCTCGCCGGGCGCAGCGCATCGTGCGCGCGCCGCTTGTTGCGCTTGGTGCTGGACGTACGTCGTTTCGGAACTGCCATGACCCCTCCTCCGCGGGCTCAGGCGCCGCGGTCGATCTTGAGATTGCGGAGCGCCGACCAGCGAGGATCACCGGTCTCGACCGTGCAGCCGCACCGGCTGGTGTTGCGGTTGCTGCCGCACTGCGGGCAGAGCCCCCGGCACTCTTCACCACAGAGTGGCCGCGTGGGCAAGGCGAGCATCACCTGCTCGTAGACGAGCGGGGTGAGGTCGACCTCGGTCCCCTCGTAGAACGACTGGGTGAGGTCCCCCGGCGCGAGCTCGATCTCGCCGCTGAGCCGCGTCGCCGGGGTCAGGACCACCGAGAACTCCTGGGCGACGTCGAGCGGGTACGTTTCGAGACACCGCCCACAGGCGGCCTCGGCCCGGCCCGACACCTCGCCGTCGAAGAAGAGGTCGAGCTGCGACCGGGAGTACCTGACCCGAACGTGCAGCGGCGCACGGAACTCGTAGTCGTGATTGGCCTTCGCGAGGGTCGCGTTCAGCTCCTCGACCGGCTCGTCGTAGTCGAGCTGGTCCTCGACGGCGAGAATGTCGTGCAGTTGGATTTTCATGAGCGAAGACGTCCGCGCATCGCCGCGAATGCGAGCGAGGGTCTGAACGGTCGTTATACGAGCCGACCCCGAAGCCCACAAGCTCGGCGACCGGCTTCGCCAGGCTGATTCAGCCCTCCGTGTCGCCGCCCTCGTCGCCCCGCTCGGGGCCGAGCCGGCGCTCCAACCGCCGGACCCGCCGCACCAATTCCGGCAAGCGCAGGATCGCAGCCGAGGTGCGGCGCCAGAGCCCGACCTCCATTGCCGGGTAGCCCCCGACGGTCTTTCCCGCCGGCACCGAGTTCGGAACGCCGCTCTGCGCCGCCACCAGCACGCCGTCGCCGATCGTGAGGTGCCCCGCGGCTCCCGCCTGCCCGCCCATTTGGACGCCGCGGCCGATCTTCGTCGAGCCCGCGATCCCCACCTGCGCCGCGAGGAAGCTGTGCGCGCCGACCTCGCAGTTGTGCGCGACCATTACCAGGTTGTCGAGCTTGGCGCCGCGCCGGATGACCGTGGCCCCGAGCGTGGCGCGATCGACCGTCGTGTTCGCGCCGATCTCCACGTCGTCCTCGATTACGACGATGCCGGCCTGCGGGATCTTCACCGCGCCGGTCGGGCTCGGCGCGAAGCCGAAGCCGTCGGCCCCGATCACGACCCCGGCGTGCAGCACCACGCGGTCGCCGATCCGGACGTGCTCGCGTACGACGACGCCGGCGTGCGCGACGAAGTCGCTGCCGATCTTCACGCCGGCGTAGATGGTCACGTGCGGGTGGATCGTCGCGCCGGATCCGATCTCCACGCCCTCCCCCACGACGGCGTAGGGACCGATCGACGTCGGCGCCGCGACCCGCGCGCTCGCCGCGACGACCGCCGTCGGGTGGATGCCGGGCGGCGGCGCCAGCGGTCGATGGAACATCGCGAGCGCCCGCGCGAAGCAAAGATACGGGTTGTCGGCACGGAGCGTCGCGATCGGGAGTTCCGCCGCGCCCGTCGCGACGATCACCGCCGACGCCCGCGTCGCGGCGAGCTGCGCCGCGTATTTCGGATTCACGAGGAACGTGAGGTCGCCGGGACCGGCCTCCTCGAGCCCGCGAATCGCCCCGATCTCGATCGCACCGTCCCCCCGCAGCTCGCACCCCAGCCGTTCCGCGATCTCCGCGAGCGTCATCGTGGGTTGGCTTAGGCCGAAGCGTCCGGACCCGCAAGCCGCGGCACGCGCGCGAATTTGCCGGCCCCGGAGGCCTGTGTTACGAAGCGCGATTCCGGACCGTCCCCATGCAGAACGTCATCGACTTCGCCAAAGGCGACGGGCTCGTCCCGGTGATCGTCCAGGACGACCGGTCCGGGGCGGTCCTGATGCTCGCGTACATGAACCAGGAGTCGTTCGACCGCACGGTCGCGACCGGCTACGCCACCTACTGGAGCCGCTCGCGCCAGAGCTTCTGGGTGAAGGGCGAGAGCTCCGGACACCGGCAGAAGGTGCACGCGATCCACGTCGACTGCGACGGCGACACGGTGCTGTTGCGGGTCGAGCAGGAGGGCGGCGCGGCGTGTCACGAGGGCTACCCGAGCTGCTTCTTCCGCAAGCGCGCCGACGACGCATGGCAGGTCGTCGAGACCCGCGTCTTCGATCCGGCCAAGGTCTACGCGAAATGAGCATCCTCAAACTCGGCATCCCGAAGGGCAGCCTCGAGCAGGCGACGATCGACCTCTTCCGCAAGTCGGGATGGCGAATCAGCGCCGGCAGCCGGAGCTACTTTCCGTCGGTCGACGATTCGGCGCTGCGGTGCAACCTCATACGGGCGCAGGAGATGGCGCGCTACGTCGAGGCGGGCACGCTCGACGCCGGCATCACCGGTCACGACTGGATCCTCGAGAACGACTCGCAGGTCGAGGTGGTCTGCGATCTCGTCTACTCGAAGGCGACGATCCGTCCGACCCGTTGGGTGCTGGTGGTGCCCGACGCATCGCCGGTGCAGAAGCCCGAGGACTTGCGCGGGAAGACCGTCGCGACCGAACTCGTGAGCTACACGAAGCGCTACTTCGCAGCGCGCAAGATCGAGGTCGACGTCGAGTTCTCCTGGGGCGCCACCGAGGCCAAGGCCGCCGAAGGTCTCGTCGACGCGATCGTCGAGGTCACCGAGACGGGCAGCACGCTCCGGGCGAACGGGCTGCGCATCGTCGCCGAGCTCTTCAGCTCCAACCCGCAGCTCATCGCCAATCGGGAGGCGATGCGCGACCCCTGGAAGCGGGAGAAGATCGAGCAGATCGGCCTGCTGCTCACCGGCGCGCTCCGTGCGCAGACGCAGGTCGGAATCAAGCTGAACGTCCCGAAGGAGCAGCTCGAGGCGATCGTCGCCATGCTCCCGAGCATCACCGCACCGACCGTCTCGAACCTCTACGGCAAGGACTGGTTCTCGGTGGAGAGCGTGATCGCCGAGGACGTCGTTCGCGAGCTCATCCCGAAGCTCATGAAAGCCGGCGCCGTCGGCATCATCGAGTACGGTCTCAACAAGGTCATCTGATCCTCGCACGCAGCCTCGCGAACGCCCTCCAAGCTTGCGACGGCGCACGTAATTCGGTACACAGCCGTGTCGCCGACCGCGCCCCGCGCCGGCGTGCGACCCTGAGGCATCGCGATGCTCGGATGGTGGAATCCGGAAAACGTTTCGACTGACGGCGGCCTCTTCCACCCGCTCTGCTGGGGCTCGGCGGTAGGTACGGTCCGCGTGCGGACCGTCTTCTCCCACGCAAGGCGCCGCCCGGTGGCCCCGGCGTGACGGCGCGGGATCGACAGACGCCAGCGGCGGCCGCGCGGACCCCGCGCGGGCTCCACGTCTTCGCGCTCGTCCTCGCGGCCTCGACGCTCGCGCTCATCTTCATCGGCGGGCTCGTCACGAGCACGGGCTCGGGCCTCGCCGTTCCCGACTGGCCGCTCTCGTTCGGGCAGTTCTTCCCGCGCATGGTCGGCGGCGTCTTCTACGAGCACGGCCATCGCATGGTCGCGGCAGCGGTCGGGGCGCTCACCGTGGCGTTCGCCGTGGCGACGTGGCTCGCCGAGACCCATCCGATCGTGCGCCGCCTCGCGCTCGCGGCGATCGGAACGGTCGTCACGCAGGGGCTGCTCGGCGGCCTTACGGTGATCTTCCTTCTGCCGCCGGCGATCTCGTCCGCCCACGCGTGTCTCGCGCAGGCCTTCCTCTGCCTGACCGTCGCCCTGGCAGTGCTGACGCACCCGGATTGGACGCCGGCGACGCGCGCGCCCGCCGATCCCGGGCTCGCCCGGCTCGCGGTGGCGACCGCCGCGACCGTCTACGCGCAGCTGATCCTCGGTGCCGTCATGCGGCATACGGGGGCCGGACTCGCCATCCCCGACTTTCCCCTGGCCTTCGGACGCATCGTACCGCCCCTCGAATCGGCGGCGGTCGTGATCCACTTCCTGCACCGGATGGGCGCGCTCGCCGTCACCGTGATGGTGCTCTGGACGGCCGTGCGCACGCTCCGGACGCACGCGGTCGAGCGCGCCGTCGTCCGGCCCGCGCTCCTGGCGGTCGCGCTCGTGGCGACCCAGATCACGCTCGGCGCCCTCGCCATCTGGACGCGAAAAGCGGTCCTCCCGACCACGGCGCACGTCGCGGTCGGCGCCGCCATCCTCGGAACGACCGTCGTATGGGCGCTCCGCGCCCGCCGCGCCGCCGGGGCGGCGTCCGGATCGACGCACCCGCTCTTCGCCACCGAGCGGGTGCCCGCATGATGCCGGCGCTCGAACCGGCCGAGGACCTGGATCTCGCCCCCGGAGCGCTGCCGATCACCCAGCGGCGCCTCGTCGACTTCATCGAGCTCACGAAACCGCGCGTCGTGGCGATGGTCGTCCTCACCACCCTCTTCGGCTACTACCTCGGCGCCGCGAGCGAGGGATTCGATTGGCTGCGGCTCCTCTGGACACTCGTCGGCACGGGGCTCGCCGCGGGCGGCACGATGGCGCTCAACCAGTATCTCGAACGCGACCTCGACGCGCAGATGCACCGGACCCGTAGGCGCCCGCTCCCGGAGGGACGCCTGGCCCCGGCCGACGCCCTCCAGTTCGGCGCCGCCCTCACGATCGTCGGCATCCTGGTGCTGGTCGCCGGCAGCAACATGCTCGCGGCGGCCGTCACCGCCGCGACCAGCGTGAGCTACCTCTTCGCCTATACCCCCGCGAAGGCGCGGACGTCGCTCTGCACCCTCATCGGCGCGGTCCCAGGCGCCCTGCCGCCGCTCACGGGATGGGCGGCCGCGAGCGGCGGCCTCGACCCCGCGGCGTGGGCGATCTTCGCGATCATGTTCGTCTGGCAGATCCCGCACTCGCTCGCGATCGCCCAGGTGTATCGCGACGATTACGCGCGCGCGGGCTTCCGCCTGCTGCCGGTGGTCGATCCCGACGGCACCAGCACGGCACGCCACATCCTCACGTACTCGCTCGCGCTCGTGAGTGTCGCCATGCTGCCGACGCTGCTCGGGCTCGCCGGCCCGATCTACTTCGCCGCTTCGATCCTGCTCGGGTGCAGCATGGTCGCCCCCTCGGTGCGGCTCGCGCGCTCGACGAACACGGCCGACGCGCGGCGCGTGATGTTCGCGAGCCTCGTCTACCTGCCTTGCCTCTTCGCGGCCATGGCGGCGGACAAGTTGAGCGCGGCACCCTGGTAGTGCGGGCTCAGCGACTGCGCCGCGCCGTAGCGGCCGCCGCCCAGAAGGCGGTGGCGCAGAAGGCAAGCGTCACGAGCACCGACGGCACGAGCGCCGGCACGCGCCCCGCGGCCTCGGGCGCACCGAGATAGAGGCAGCGGCGGAGCGCCGCCATGCCGTACGTCAGCGGGTTCAGTTGCATCAGCCAGCCGAGCCACCCCGCGGCGCCGGAGGCCGGAAAGAAGGCGCCCGAGAGGATCCAGATCGGCATCAGGATCAGGTTCATGATGGCGTGGAACCCCTGGGTGGATTCCATGCGCCACGCGATCACGAGCCCGAGCGAGGTGAGCGCGAAGGCGATGGCGGCGATCACGCCCACGACCGCGAGTATCGCGCCGAACGAGAGCGAGATACCGACGAGCGGCGCCAGCACGAGGAAGAGGGCGCCCTGCAGGACCGCGAGCGTCGTGCCGCCGAGCGCCTGCCCGAGGACGATCCCGCCGCGCGGGATCGGCGACACCAGCACGCCCTGGAGAAAGCCGCTCTTGCGGTCCTCCACGACCGCGATGGTGGAGAAGATCGCGGTGAACAGCAGCACGAGTCCGATGATCCCCGGATAGAAGTAGGCCATCGTGCCGAGATCCGCCGGCGCGCCGGGCGGACGAAGCGACGCGCTGAAGCCGCCACCGAGCAGCACCCAGAAGAGCAGCGGCTGCGCGAAGGCCCCGACGAGGCGGCTCCGCTGCCGGACGAACCGAACGATCTCGCGCCACCAGAGGGCTCGCACGCCGCGCACGGGCTAGGCCCTCCCCGGCCCGGCCGCGCCCTCGCCGAAGAAGCGCTCGCCCGTGAGATGCACGAACACGTCCTCGAGCGTCGGCTTGCCGTACGTGACCGAGCGGATGTCGCCCGGGAACGCCTCGACGACGTCACGCACGAACTCGTGCCCGCGCGGCAGCTCGATCCGCAGCACGCCGTCGACGACATGGGGTACGCACCCGAAGCGGCGCTCGATCCGCTGCCGCATCGCCTCCGGGTCGGCGGCGTCGACAACGACCACGTCCCCGCCGATCTCCGCCTTGAGGTCCGCCGGAGCGCCGACCGCGACCAGCCGACCCTGGTGGATGAAGCCGATGCGATCGCACCGCTCGGCCTCCTCCATGTAGTGCGTGGTCAGCACGACGGTGAGCCCCTCACGATCCCGTAAGTGGACGAGGTACGAAAAGAAATCGCGCCGGGCCCCGGGATCGAGCCCGGTCGACGGCTCGTCGAGCAGGACGAGATCCGGTCCGTGCAGCAGGCCCTTCGCGAGCTCGACGCGCCGGGCGAGGCCGCCGGAGAGCGCCTCCACGCGGTCGTCCGCGCGGTCGGCGAGACCGAGCCGCTCGAGCAACGTCGCGGCCCGCGCGCGGCTCTCGGCGCCGCCGAGGCCGTAGAGCGCCCCATGGCAGGCGAGGTTCTCGCGCACCGTGAGCATGCCGTCGAGGGCCGGCTGTTGGAACACGACGCCGAGCCGCCGCCGCACCCGCTCGGGATACCGCGCGGTATCCTCGTCGAACACGGCGACCGCGCCCGCCTGAGGTGCGACGAGCGTCGCGAGGACCTTGAAGAGCGTCGTCTTCCCGCCCCCGTTCGGGCCGAGCACGCCGAAGATCTCGCCGCGCCGGACGTCGAGGTCGATGCCGTGGAGCGCCGTGCGCTCACCGTAGCGGTGCGTGAGCCCGGCGATCACGATCGCCGCCGTGGTCGTCGGTGACGAGGCGGCCGGACGGACGGCGTTCATCGGGATCCCTCGCGTCCGGCGAGAGGACTACATGGCGGCTGCGGCATCGGAGCGCGCGGCATCCTGCCACAGGCGGCGTCGACCGACCAGTCACGTAGGGCTCGTCACTTGACGCTCCGAGACACGCGACGTTAGATTGCTCGTACTTCGGCGATGCGCCCCGCGCATCGCCCGCGAGCCGTGACCACCGAAGCGATCTTTCCCGTCGATCCGACCCGGCTGGAGCAGCTGCTGCACGTCCAGGAGCGGCTCCTGCTCGGTGGCTACGACGAAGCGACGCTCGCCGACCGCCTCTGCCAGAGCACGGCGCTCGTGCTCGGCGCGTCCGGAGCCCGCCTCGCGGCCGTCGCAAACGACACCGTCGAGACGCGCGGAGCGTACGGCGTGCCCTTCACGGCCGCGGACGACGCTATCGTGCGGTCGGCGACGGCCGAGCGCCGTCCCGTGCTCGGCGACGCGACCCACGAGACCGGCATGCTGACGCTGCCGATCGAACACGAGCCCGCCGGGCTCGCGATGCAGCTCCGCCCATGGATCGGCGGGGCGTTCGGACTCGAACACGTCGGGCTCGCCCGCTACGCCGCCTCGCTGGCAGCGGTCGCCCTGAAGCACGCGCGCACCCGGCGGGAGCCCGCAGCGGGCGACGGAGGACCGGCCGAGATCCTGGCGTCGCTCTCCCACGACCTGCGCCAGCCGCTCAACGTGATGCTCGGCTACACGCAGCTCCTGATCGACGACACCTACGGCGCCTGCACCGCCGAGCAGCGCGAAGTCCTCTCCACCATCGAGCGGCACGCCCGGGAGCTTTTCACGGTGCTGACCGGCGCGCTCGATCTCGTCCGGCTCGAGCGCGAAGCCGACCGAACCGCCGCGGAGCCCTTCACCGCCCGCGAGGTCATCGAGGAGCTTTGCACCGGATCGCTGGCGCACCGCGCCGGCCACGGCGTCGCCCTCACCTGGCACGCCGACCCCGCCACTCCGCCCTTCCGGAGCGACCGCTTCCGCGTGCGCCAGGTCCTGCAGAACCTCGTCGACAACGCGCTCCGCCACACCGAGCGAGGTGCCGTATCGGTCACCGCGGCGCCGCACGCTCGCCGCGTTCGCCTCGAGGTCGCCGACACCGGGAGCGGCATCGCGGCCGCGGACCTGCCGCACGTCTTCACACCCTTTCGGACCGGCAGCCATGGCCGCACCGGAACGGGCCTCGGCCTCTACATCGTGAAGCGCTTCTGCGAGACGCTCGGTGGCGAGGTGCGGGTCGCGAGCACCCTCGGCAGCGGGACGCGCTTCACCGTCGACCTGCCGACCGAGCTTCCCGCTCGATGACGCGCCCCGCGCTCACTCGACCGTGAGCGCGGCGTCGTCTCCGCTGTCCGTGGTGCTGACGCCCGCGGTCGGATGGGTGGCGGAGATCGTCGTCGCACCGGGCGTGAGCGCGTCGACGCGGCTCCGATCGCCCGCGTCGTTCGGCGCGCTCGCCACGGACGAATCGCTGGACGAATAGACGAGCTCCTGCGTCAGGTTCTGCGTCACGCCGCCGCCGAAGTGTCCCGTCGCCGTGTACCGCTGGACACCTCCGGGCGAGCGCGTCGCGACGAGCGGGCTCAAGGTGATGCGCTCGAGCCCGCCGATCACCGTGAGCGCCGCGTCGTCGCCGGTGCTCGTCGTGCTCACGCCGGTCACCGGATCGGTCGCCGAGATCGTGACCTGCCCGGGGGCGAGGGCGTCCACGCGGCTCTTGTTGCCGGCGACGTTCGCCGCGACGGCGACGCCCGCATCGCTCGTGTGGTAGTCGACCCGCTGGGTCAGGTTCTTCGTCGTACCACCGCCGAAGTGCCCGATCGCGGTGTAGGTCAGCGATTGGTTCACCGCGCGCGTCGCTGGCGTCGGCGAGAGCGTGATCCGTTCGAGCGCCCCGAGCACGGTGACCGTGGCATCGCCGCCCGAGTCGGCGCTGCTCACCTCCAGCCCGGACTGCGGATCCGTGTACGCGGCGGAGATCGTCGCCGTGCCCGGCGCCAGCATCTCGACCCGGCTCTTGTTTCCGGGCGCGTTGGGCGCCGCGACGACGCTCGGGTCGGAGGAGACGTACGTCACCTGCTGCGTGAGATTCGCCGTGCCGCCGCCCTCGTAGTGCCCCGTCGCGGTGAAGGTCTGCGCCTCCCCGACGGCACGCGTCGCGCTCGTCGGCGCGAGCGCGATGCCGATCAGGTCCGATACGGCCGCCGAGACCGTGAGGGTCGCGTCGTTGCCTCCCATGGTCGTCGTGACGCCGCTCGGATGCGACGCGGAGATCGTCGTCGTTCCCGGCGCGACGGTGTCGACCCTGCCCTTGTTCCCGGGCGTGTTGGGCGCCACGGCGACGCTCGGGTCGCTCGAAGCGTAGTCGACCTCCTGGGTGATGTTCAGGTCCACGCCGCCGGCGTAGTGGCCCGTCGCCACGTAGCTCTGGAATTGTCCGGCGGGCCGCGTCTTGGCGAGCGGGCTCAGCGTCACGCTCTCGAGCGCACCCAGGACCGTGATCGCGGCGTCGCCGTTCGCGTCGGCGCTGCTGACGCCGGTCACGGGATCCACCGCCGAGATCGCCGCGGACCCCTGCGCCGCCGCCTCGACCCGGCTCTTGTTGCCGTCGAGGTTCGTCGCCACCACGACGGTCGGATCGCTCGAGGCATAGGTGAGCTGTTGCGTGATATTGCGGGTGACGCCGCCCTCGAAGGTGCCGGTCGCGACCAGGCTCTTCGCCTCGCCGACATCGAGCGCCAGCGCCGCCGGCGCGACCGCGATGCTGACGAGCGCGCCGGGTACGTTGAACGTCGCGTCGCCGCCCGACGTCGTCGAGGACACGCCGCTCACCGGATCGGTCGCGGAGATCGTGGCGATCCCGGGGCTCACGGCGGCGATCCTGCTGCGATCTCCGGCCGCGTTCGCCGCCAGCGCGACGCCCGGGTTGCTCGACGTCCAGACGACCTTCTGGGTGTAGTTCTCGGTGCCGCCGCCGACGAGATCGGCGGTGGCCGTGTAGGTCGCGGTGCCGCCGGGGTTCACGTAGCGCGCCTGCGGATCGATGCGGATGGCGACGACGTCTCCGGGCGGCACGGGGGTCGCGGTCGTCGTCGGCACCGGCGTCGCGGCCGAGGGATCCTTCAGCGACGGCACGCAGATCTCGTCGGGCCTCGTGACGGCGAGCGCTTCCGGACCGAAGACGGAGTGCGTCGAGACGCTCGTCGCGCCGGGCTTCGCCTGCTTCGGCTTCGTCCTGGCGAGCCGCACCTGGTAGCAGACGAGATAGGTCGCGTGGGTCGGCGCCGCGGGGTCGGCGCCGGCGACGCTCGCCGGGGCGCAGAAGCGGCGCGGCTTCTTGACCGTCAGGACCCGCGGACCGAACTGGTCCGCTACGGCGACGTCGAACGGCGTGAAGGTCGGATAGACGGGCGCACCCTTCGGCGCCCGCGCGACCTTGGCGTCGTAGCACTTGAAGTGATCGACGCCGGTCGACGCGAGCGGCGCCACCCCGCCCGTGCCGAGCGCCTTCGCCGTCGGCGCGAGCAGGCGGTCCTCGCTCTCGACGCGCAGCTTCAGCCTGCCGAACCGGTTCACGATCTCGTGGACGCCGTCCACGTGACGCGGCTGGCGCGGCGACGTCTTGGTCACCCGGATTCCGTACGCTTCGAGATGCGCGACCTCGTCGACGACGAGTTCGCCCTCGACGCTCGCCGGAGCGCAGAGCCCGATCGCCTTCTGCACGTCGATCTGGTGCCGGTCCTCCGGGCGCGCCGTGCTGAAGACGTCGATGACGACGTCGGCCTCGCGCGGCGCGAAGCTCGGCAACCCGCCGTGCGAGCCGAGCCCGCGCGTCTTGTAGCAGACGGACGGATCGCCGCTCGGCTGCGCGTACGCGGCCCCGACGACGACGAGCGCGGCCACCCAGGCCGCGAGCAACTGGTTGCACGTCTTCTTCATGGTTCCGTGGATCTCCTGGACACCCCGGCGGGAGTCCTCACCATGGACGCCCGCCGCAGCGGAGGCAAGCTCGGGGAGCAGCGCCGGGCGCGACGGCATCGTTGCCGACGGCGCCTTCTTCCGGGGAAGGTCAGCGTTCGACGTCGAGCCTACGGACGTCGGGGACCTGGGCAGGACGCGGCGCGATCTCCTCGACCGCGACCGGCGGCGCGGGGCGTACACGGCGGCTCCGGATGCTGAAACGCGCGATGTGGTACAGCGCCGCGACGCCGTCGCGCCAGGTGATCTTCTTGCCCTGGTCATAATCGCGTCCGGCGTAGGAAATCGGCTGCTCGTAGATGCGGCAGCGCAGCCGCGCGACCTTGGCGGTGATCTCCGGCTCGAATCCGAAGCGGTCGCACTCCACCTGGATCTGCTGGAGCACTTCGCGGCGGAAGAGCTTGTAGCCCGTCTCCATGTCGGTGAGGTTCAGGTTCGTGCACATGTTCGAGAGGAGCGTGAGCACGCGATTGCCGACATAGTGCCAGAAGTTGAGGACCCGGTGCGGTCCGCCGAGAAACCGCGAGCCGAAGACGACGTCGGCCTCCCCGCGCTCGATCGGCGCGAGCAGCGCCGGAATGTCGCGCGGGTTGTATTCGAGGTCCGCGTCCTGCACGACGGCCACGTCGCCCCGCACGTGCGCGAAGCCGGTGCGGAGCGCGGCGCCCTTCCCGCGATTGGTCCCGTGGAAGAAGACCCGCACCTCGCCTCCGGCGAGCTCGCGCAGGATGTCTCGGGTGCCGTCGAGCGAGCCGTCGTCGACGACGATGAGCTCCTTCGCGTGCGGCAAGGCCTGGACGCGCCGCACCACCTCACGCACGCTCGCGGCTTCGTTGTAGACCGGCATGACGATCGAAAGCTTCATCGCAGCGTTCCCCTTCGGATCTCTTCGGCGGTCGCCGCCCGCACCGCCACCACTTTCGCCCAGATGTCGAGGCCCTGCCCCGCGGCCGGGTTGTTGAAATCGGCGAGCACGTCGTCGCCCTCGATGCCGGTCAGGCGGAAGATCATCGGCTCGCCGCGCGGAGGACGGACGGTGTAGCGTTTGCCAACCTCGAGCGCGAGCTCGGGCGGCAGCTGCGCGCGCGGCATCCGACGCACGAGATCCGACCGGTGCTCGCCGTAGCTCTCGTTCGGCGAGAGCGTCAGCCGACGCTCCTCGCCGGCGACGAGCCCCTCGACCGCCTGCTCGAGCGCCGGAAAGATCTGCTCGTTTCCGTGCAGATAGGTCACCGGCCCGCACCGCTCCGTCGAGTCGACGAGCTCGCCGTTCGTGAGGGTGGCGCGATACTCGATCGTGACGACCGTGTCGGCGACGACCCGCAAGGCACCCTGCTCGCTCATGCCCTTCCCTCCGCGGCGTGTCGCGCCGCGCGGCCGGCCGTCGCGAGCCAGTCCGCGACGACGCCGGGCGCGCCGCCCGATCCGCCCTTGGTGACCAGGCGCGTTCCGGCCGCCGCGCCCCGCAGGATCGTCCCGCAGGCGACGAGCGGCGCGACGCGCCCGTGGACCTCGATCGCGCTGGCGCCGATACCTCGCAGGATCGCATGGCTGGTCTCGCCGCCGATCAGCACGAGCGTTCCGATCCGGACGCCGGCGACGATCGCCGCGAGCGCCTCGGCGAGCGCCGCCTCGGTTGCGCGGAGCGCGGCCGCGCTCGGCACGCCGTCCAGAGCGGGCGGCGTCAGGACCACGCTCCTCCCGCCCGCGAGCTCGGCGGCCGCCCGGCGCGCGACATCGCCGGGCCTGGACCCGGCGGCCGCGCCGGCCGTGATCGCCACGGCGTCGCCGGCGGCGAGCACGGCATCCACCTGCGCCCGGGCGCGACTGTGGAGGCTCCCGTTCACGACGA
This window contains:
- a CDS encoding Ig-like domain-containing protein: MKKTCNQLLAAWVAALVVVGAAYAQPSGDPSVCYKTRGLGSHGGLPSFAPREADVVIDVFSTARPEDRHQIDVQKAIGLCAPASVEGELVVDEVAHLEAYGIRVTKTSPRQPRHVDGVHEIVNRFGRLKLRVESEDRLLAPTAKALGTGGVAPLASTGVDHFKCYDAKVARAPKGAPVYPTFTPFDVAVADQFGPRVLTVKKPRRFCAPASVAGADPAAPTHATYLVCYQVRLARTKPKQAKPGATSVSTHSVFGPEALAVTRPDEICVPSLKDPSAATPVPTTTATPVPPGDVVAIRIDPQARYVNPGGTATYTATADLVGGGTENYTQKVVWTSSNPGVALAANAAGDRSRIAAVSPGIATISATDPVSGVSSTTSGGDATFNVPGALVSIAVAPAALALDVGEAKSLVATGTFEGGVTRNITQQLTYASSDPTVVVATNLDGNKSRVEAAAQGSAAISAVDPVTGVSSADANGDAAITVLGALESVTLSPLAKTRPAGQFQSYVATGHYAGGVDLNITQEVDYASSDPSVAVAPNTPGNKGRVDTVAPGTTTISASHPSGVTTTMGGNDATLTVSAAVSDLIGIALAPTSATRAVGEAQTFTATGHYEGGGTANLTQQVTYVSSDPSVVAAPNAPGNKSRVEMLAPGTATISAAYTDPQSGLEVSSADSGGDATVTVLGALERITLSPTPATRAVNQSLTYTAIGHFGGGTTKNLTQRVDYHTSDAGVAVAANVAGNKSRVDALAPGQVTISATDPVTGVSTTSTGDDAALTVIGGLERITLSPLVATRSPGGVQRYTATGHFGGGVTQNLTQELVYSSSDSSVASAPNDAGDRSRVDALTPGATTISATHPTAGVSTTDSGDDAALTVE
- a CDS encoding glycosyltransferase family 2 protein; protein product: MKLSIVMPVYNEAASVREVVRRVQALPHAKELIVVDDGSLDGTRDILRELAGGEVRVFFHGTNRGKGAALRTGFAHVRGDVAVVQDADLEYNPRDIPALLAPIERGEADVVFGSRFLGGPHRVLNFWHYVGNRVLTLLSNMCTNLNLTDMETGYKLFRREVLQQIQVECDRFGFEPEITAKVARLRCRIYEQPISYAGRDYDQGKKITWRDGVAALYHIARFSIRSRRVRPAPPVAVEEIAPRPAQVPDVRRLDVER
- a CDS encoding peptidylprolyl isomerase; this encodes MSEQGALRVVADTVVTIEYRATLTNGELVDSTERCGPVTYLHGNEQIFPALEQAVEGLVAGEERRLTLSPNESYGEHRSDLVRRMPRAQLPPELALEVGKRYTVRPPRGEPMIFRLTGIEGDDVLADFNNPAAGQGLDIWAKVVAVRAATAEEIRRGTLR